One stretch of Desulfovibrio sp. JC010 DNA includes these proteins:
- a CDS encoding glycosyl transferase codes for MRYEKRPFLWDIMETNPWLSVLFILFLQSIFTMDYRSLWFSDEVRYADVYTQMKDAGHWLVMYLNGVAYPDKPPVYFWFLSLIDAVTPADGISVFFLGSALSAGFFLFSTVSFARTLGCGRKTSLATGLVLLSNVFFIGIAHYSRMDLLFGGFILWANICLFKGFQNRESGKYFLWAFGFMGIATLTKGPLGLIFPLLTAACFLIWKGQLKLLRDKSLLKGLGILLAILLAWVVGAIIVDGTAFIHNIFYKQIYQRAVSSFHHEEPFQYYLIAFPLAWLPWTLAIFAAPVKKIFSIEHWVAVAAERKNTLNAGRDWAWIMFISGFILLTCLSIKVLIYILPLFAPLAMLTARGLLGEDGQEPALDSKRLWTAIAGFYLLLAVAAPFAEILIPFDVTLNGLSFTVLIMGLAGLALLKVKECGAYKGLLVMTAAMVIWLQPLALQTLPSLDPLMSPRQTGEMMQKYVAEGSYPLAHKIYSGIFTYYAGTNIHETSDFAEIEKVLAEQDDVILVMQKKYYDRWENRPEGLTVVNEQFISDRPYLLIKK; via the coding sequence ATGCGCTACGAAAAAAGACCTTTTCTCTGGGACATCATGGAAACCAATCCATGGCTAAGTGTCCTGTTCATTCTCTTTCTGCAGTCCATCTTCACCATGGACTACCGTTCCCTGTGGTTTTCCGATGAAGTCCGCTACGCAGATGTCTACACCCAGATGAAAGACGCCGGACACTGGCTGGTCATGTACCTCAACGGCGTGGCCTACCCGGACAAACCTCCGGTATATTTCTGGTTCCTGTCCCTCATCGATGCCGTTACCCCGGCGGACGGAATCAGCGTGTTCTTCCTCGGCTCGGCCCTTTCTGCGGGATTCTTCCTGTTTTCCACTGTCAGCTTTGCCCGTACGCTGGGCTGCGGCCGCAAGACTTCCCTTGCCACCGGACTGGTGCTCTTGAGCAATGTCTTTTTCATCGGCATAGCCCATTATTCACGCATGGACCTGCTCTTCGGCGGTTTCATCCTCTGGGCCAACATCTGTCTGTTCAAGGGCTTCCAGAACCGCGAATCCGGGAAATATTTCCTCTGGGCCTTCGGGTTCATGGGTATCGCCACCCTGACCAAGGGCCCGCTGGGCTTGATCTTCCCCCTGCTCACCGCAGCCTGTTTCCTGATCTGGAAAGGACAACTCAAACTCCTGCGCGATAAGAGCCTGCTCAAAGGTCTGGGCATCCTGCTGGCGATCCTGCTGGCCTGGGTGGTGGGTGCGATCATCGTGGACGGAACCGCTTTCATCCACAACATCTTCTACAAGCAGATTTACCAGCGCGCGGTAAGCTCCTTCCACCACGAAGAGCCTTTTCAGTACTACCTGATCGCCTTCCCGCTGGCATGGCTGCCGTGGACTCTGGCAATCTTCGCCGCACCGGTTAAAAAAATCTTCAGCATTGAGCACTGGGTTGCAGTTGCTGCCGAACGCAAAAACACCCTCAATGCGGGCCGCGACTGGGCCTGGATCATGTTCATCAGCGGATTTATTCTGCTGACCTGCTTGAGCATCAAGGTGCTGATTTACATCCTGCCCCTTTTCGCGCCTCTGGCCATGCTCACTGCCCGCGGACTGCTTGGAGAAGACGGACAGGAGCCGGCTCTTGATTCCAAACGTCTCTGGACCGCCATAGCCGGATTCTACCTGCTCCTCGCTGTTGCCGCGCCTTTTGCCGAAATACTAATTCCCTTTGATGTCACCCTGAACGGCCTTTCCTTCACTGTCCTGATCATGGGACTGGCCGGACTGGCCCTGCTCAAGGTCAAGGAATGCGGAGCATACAAAGGCCTGCTGGTCATGACTGCGGCCATGGTCATCTGGCTGCAGCCGCTGGCCCTGCAGACCCTGCCTTCACTCGACCCGCTCATGAGTCCCCGCCAGACCGGGGAAATGATGCAAAAATACGTGGCCGAAGGCAGTTATCCGCTGGCCCACAAGATCTATTCCGGTATCTTCACCTACTACGCCGGGACCAATATTCACGAGACCAGCGACTTTGCTGAAATCGAAAAGGTCCTTGCGGAACAGGATGACGTAATTCTGGTCATGCAGAAAAAATATTACGACCGTTGGGAAAACCGTCCCGAAGGGCTGACTGTGGTCAATGAACAGTTCATTTCCGACCGCCCCTACCTGCTGATCAAGAAATAA
- a CDS encoding cysteine synthase — MFARDILELVGGTPLVEMQGLNPNKNVKILAKLESMNPGGSIKDRAAGAMIRSAERSGELTPDKVIIEATSGNTGIGLAMACAVRGYKLMLIMPETASEERKMIMRAYGAEIMLTPGHLATDGAIEQAYRFYREEPEKYLLMDQYNNEASIEAHYEGTGQEIWDQTEGRVTHVVACLGTSGTVMGITKRLKELNKDIQIIAVEPEPGHKIQGLKNMQESYPPGIYDKQKLDRIIRVQDNDAFDACRRLAREEGVFVGMSSGAAMAGAADIASELEDGMVVTIFPDGGERYLSTPLFRPQALKGPKLFDHSSGEDRVLSISEAETGLFTMGPSFDNPYDPEVFRRIVLLDVLARHLEREGAKVSALVGLADLEDQTLAASRERGVDRNTFSTEIATAVRKAAYLLGVRKSMRFERASESVDRTVELCRALLAHGLAYEKLRSVYFDISRDKGYGQMSNMDIDKVSLGKTVDMDDYVKENPRDFTLLKRATLQDLKLGDILETEWGNVRPSWFMQQAVTALEGLPGVSLVLAGEIHRFPHLENLRAIWAGAGVSPQAWMVAQPVLPGGPVLPCVDELLEQSGQPIAVRMWMLSSSYKKPLVCSEQSISMWVKNQQKLQDLAAGLSVHAGDSGQVSEDIDQEVFTLKSGLSQALNDNLMLHRFWPILFSFTKSINSQLGSGKLSGKEAKFCLDQLLEVDDILGILDHEAMPVPFVSLPEDAKDLLEQRELARANKDFATADGLRDKLLELGFNVEDSSEGARVFRVR; from the coding sequence ATGTTTGCTCGTGATATTTTGGAACTGGTCGGCGGAACCCCCCTTGTTGAGATGCAGGGGCTTAATCCCAATAAAAATGTCAAGATTCTGGCTAAGCTGGAATCCATGAATCCCGGAGGGTCCATCAAGGACCGCGCAGCCGGGGCCATGATCCGCAGTGCCGAGCGCAGCGGGGAGCTTACCCCGGATAAAGTTATCATCGAAGCTACTTCCGGCAATACCGGGATCGGGCTGGCCATGGCCTGTGCCGTGCGCGGTTACAAGTTGATGCTGATCATGCCCGAGACCGCTTCCGAGGAGCGTAAGATGATCATGCGTGCCTACGGGGCCGAGATAATGCTCACTCCCGGACATCTCGCCACGGACGGGGCAATCGAACAGGCTTACCGTTTTTACCGTGAGGAGCCGGAAAAATACCTGCTCATGGACCAATACAATAATGAAGCCTCCATCGAAGCCCATTACGAAGGCACCGGGCAGGAGATCTGGGACCAGACAGAGGGCAGGGTGACCCATGTTGTGGCCTGTCTCGGAACTTCCGGTACAGTCATGGGCATCACCAAGCGGCTCAAGGAATTGAATAAGGATATTCAGATCATTGCCGTGGAACCTGAACCGGGACATAAAATTCAGGGCCTTAAGAACATGCAGGAGTCCTATCCCCCCGGCATTTACGATAAGCAGAAGCTGGACCGCATCATCCGGGTGCAGGATAATGATGCCTTTGATGCCTGCCGCCGCCTTGCCAGGGAAGAGGGCGTGTTCGTGGGCATGAGTTCCGGCGCGGCCATGGCCGGGGCGGCTGATATTGCATCCGAACTGGAAGACGGCATGGTGGTGACCATTTTTCCCGATGGCGGTGAACGCTATCTTTCCACCCCGTTGTTCCGTCCGCAGGCTTTGAAAGGACCGAAGCTTTTTGATCATAGCAGCGGCGAGGACCGGGTACTTTCCATCTCTGAAGCTGAAACCGGGCTGTTCACCATGGGACCGTCTTTTGACAACCCTTATGATCCGGAAGTGTTCCGGCGTATTGTGCTTCTGGATGTGTTGGCCCGTCATCTTGAGCGTGAAGGAGCCAAGGTTTCCGCGCTGGTGGGGCTGGCTGACCTTGAGGATCAGACCTTGGCTGCCTCCCGTGAACGGGGTGTGGACCGCAATACATTTTCTACTGAGATTGCTACAGCTGTGCGCAAGGCCGCATACCTGCTGGGCGTGCGCAAATCCATGCGTTTTGAGCGCGCTTCCGAGTCCGTAGACCGTACGGTAGAACTTTGCCGCGCCCTGCTGGCCCACGGGCTGGCTTACGAAAAGCTGCGTTCCGTATATTTCGACATCTCCCGCGACAAGGGCTACGGCCAGATGTCCAATATGGATATCGACAAAGTGAGTCTCGGCAAGACTGTGGATATGGATGATTACGTGAAGGAGAATCCGCGCGATTTTACCCTGCTCAAGCGGGCCACCCTGCAGGATCTCAAGCTCGGCGACATTCTTGAGACCGAGTGGGGCAATGTACGCCCCAGCTGGTTTATGCAGCAGGCGGTGACCGCCCTTGAAGGTCTGCCCGGAGTAAGTCTCGTACTGGCCGGGGAAATCCACCGTTTTCCGCATCTGGAAAACCTGCGCGCCATCTGGGCCGGGGCCGGGGTTTCCCCGCAGGCATGGATGGTGGCCCAGCCGGTACTTCCCGGAGGCCCGGTGCTGCCCTGTGTGGATGAACTCCTCGAACAGTCCGGCCAGCCCATCGCCGTGCGCATGTGGATGCTTTCTTCTTCCTACAAAAAACCGCTGGTTTGCAGCGAACAGTCCATTTCCATGTGGGTCAAGAACCAGCAGAAATTGCAGGATCTTGCCGCAGGATTAAGCGTGCATGCCGGGGATTCCGGGCAGGTCTCGGAAGATATTGATCAGGAGGTTTTCACTCTCAAGTCCGGACTTTCGCAGGCCCTGAACGATAATCTCATGCTGCACCGTTTCTGGCCCATCCTGTTCAGCTTCACCAAGTCCATCAATTCCCAGCTGGGCAGCGGCAAGCTTTCTGGCAAGGAAGCCAAATTCTGCCTCGACCAGCTTCTCGAAGTGGACGACATCCTCGGTATCCTCGACCACGAAGCCATGCCCGTACCCTTCGTCTCCCTGCCCGAGGACGCAAAAGATCTACTTGAACAGCGCGAGCTTGCCCGTGCAAACAAAGACTTCGCCACTGCTGACGGTCTGCGTGATAAGCTTTTGGAGCTTGGGTTCAATGTGGAGGACAGCTCGGAGGGGGCGCGGGTTTTTCGGGTGAGGTGA
- a CDS encoding NAD+ synthase — protein MKIALLQLNLTVGDLEGNVELILGGVQKAAERGARICITSELALTGYPPRDLLLNADFVSRCREAVSKISRRMPEGVALLAGGVDLNHEGIGNPLRNAAWLIEHGAVPKVFYKWLLPTYDVFDEQRYFEPAENINFFEFDGIKVGVTICEDVWNDRENRNGRRYGSNPIPQIMEMNPDVLVNLSASPFSIGKQRVREKLLGDIAAKYRVPVFYANQIGGNDDLVFDGRSCAFSADGVLAARGHGFKEDVVIVESDGSHGRIEEDDFCEEPEAWQAMVLGLRDYLGKTGFSKVVLGLSGGIDSALTAAVAAEALGPENVTGVLMPSPYSSKGSVDDSLDLVKNIGINCTTIPIEKLMGQFEEALAPTFAGLPANVTEENIQSRIRGNLVMAISNKMGALLVTTGNKSELAVGYCTIYGDMAGGLAVISDLYKTLVFRVCRWLNEQGRGEVIPVPIIEKPPSAELRPDQKDEDSLPPYDVLDRIIELRVEGHRAESEIIAETGFDPETVQHVLRLIRISEFKRKQAAPGLKITSRAFGTGWRMPIACRFTG, from the coding sequence ATGAAAATAGCCCTGTTGCAGCTCAACCTGACAGTTGGCGACCTTGAAGGAAATGTTGAACTCATTCTGGGCGGAGTGCAGAAGGCCGCAGAGCGCGGTGCAAGAATCTGTATTACCTCCGAGCTGGCCCTGACCGGTTATCCGCCGCGGGACCTGTTGCTCAATGCGGATTTTGTCTCCCGCTGCCGCGAAGCAGTTTCTAAAATTTCCCGGCGTATGCCTGAAGGTGTGGCTCTGCTGGCCGGCGGAGTTGATCTCAATCATGAAGGAATCGGTAATCCCCTGCGCAACGCAGCATGGCTGATCGAACACGGGGCCGTGCCCAAGGTTTTTTATAAATGGCTGTTGCCCACCTATGATGTTTTTGACGAGCAGCGGTATTTTGAGCCTGCGGAAAATATAAATTTCTTTGAGTTCGACGGCATCAAGGTCGGGGTGACCATCTGTGAAGATGTCTGGAATGACCGCGAGAACCGTAACGGACGTCGCTACGGCAGCAATCCCATTCCGCAGATCATGGAAATGAATCCGGATGTGCTGGTCAACCTTTCCGCTTCCCCGTTCAGTATCGGCAAGCAGCGGGTTCGCGAAAAACTGCTTGGCGATATTGCGGCCAAGTACCGGGTTCCGGTATTTTATGCCAACCAGATCGGCGGAAACGATGATCTGGTCTTCGACGGCCGCAGCTGTGCTTTCTCCGCTGACGGAGTTCTTGCCGCGCGCGGGCATGGGTTCAAGGAAGATGTGGTCATTGTTGAATCGGACGGTTCGCACGGGCGCATTGAGGAAGATGATTTTTGCGAGGAACCCGAAGCATGGCAGGCCATGGTGCTCGGTCTGCGCGACTATCTGGGCAAGACCGGGTTCAGCAAGGTTGTGCTGGGGCTTTCCGGGGGCATTGATTCGGCCCTGACCGCAGCTGTCGCAGCCGAGGCCCTCGGGCCGGAGAATGTGACCGGGGTGCTGATGCCGTCTCCCTACTCCAGCAAAGGCAGCGTGGATGACTCCCTTGATCTGGTCAAAAATATAGGTATCAACTGCACCACCATTCCTATCGAAAAGCTTATGGGCCAGTTCGAGGAAGCCCTTGCCCCGACTTTTGCCGGGCTGCCCGCCAACGTGACAGAGGAGAATATCCAGTCCCGTATCCGCGGCAACCTTGTTATGGCTATTTCAAACAAGATGGGCGCGTTGCTGGTTACCACCGGCAACAAAAGTGAACTTGCTGTGGGCTACTGCACTATTTACGGGGATATGGCCGGTGGATTGGCCGTTATTTCCGATCTTTACAAGACCCTTGTTTTCCGGGTCTGCCGCTGGCTCAATGAGCAGGGACGCGGTGAGGTTATTCCGGTGCCGATCATTGAAAAACCGCCGTCCGCGGAACTTCGTCCGGACCAGAAGGATGAGGATTCCCTGCCGCCTTACGATGTGCTGGACCGGATTATTGAACTCCGTGTTGAAGGGCACCGGGCGGAGAGTGAGATTATTGCCGAGACCGGATTCGATCCTGAAACCGTGCAGCATGTGCTGCGCTTGATCAGGATTTCTGAATTTAAACGCAAGCAGGCCGCACCGGGGCTGAAGATTACTTCAAGGGCCTTCGGTACCGGATGGCGCATGCCTATCGCCTGCAGGTTTACGGGATAG
- a CDS encoding response regulator, with the protein MGRSKNILFIDADKSQLESLDNELTAMKKRWAIQFASTAEEAMDLLRTYPFDVIASDFCVEGFKDYELLEEIKSRQPGSIRFIISETINSENCLEFMNYAHQFVTKPYVGTELVSKIKKSLRLKNIFLNERAAKGVASIEDLPSLPDLYLTLEKELRKEDVVISDIGKLIGEDMGMTAGLLKLVNSPFFGLYSKVTKPEQAATLLGLDNLKGLVLGIHLFNSTKEVNIDFSIAELGRHCQYTALMARAIVKAEGGSNELAEHTFLAGFMHDIGKLVLATSYTDEYSTILSIVRDANIPIQEAEKDILGFTHAEVGAYLLAIWGFDEDVIEAIYCHHEPQRLGSTDLSPAVAVHVANSFDHELRVKNSDYAPHLLAADWLEQNDFGPKLPEWLQICAELMEDVTEE; encoded by the coding sequence ATGGGCCGTTCAAAGAACATTCTCTTTATTGACGCAGACAAATCCCAGCTTGAATCCCTTGATAACGAGCTCACCGCCATGAAAAAAAGGTGGGCGATTCAATTTGCCTCCACAGCCGAAGAGGCTATGGACCTGCTGCGCACCTATCCCTTTGATGTTATCGCTTCCGATTTCTGCGTTGAAGGATTTAAGGACTATGAACTGCTGGAAGAAATAAAAAGCAGACAACCCGGCAGCATACGCTTTATTATCTCAGAGACGATTAATTCAGAAAATTGTCTGGAGTTCATGAATTATGCGCACCAGTTCGTTACAAAACCGTATGTCGGCACCGAACTGGTCTCAAAAATCAAAAAAAGCCTGCGCCTTAAAAACATATTCCTCAATGAGCGTGCGGCCAAGGGGGTTGCGTCCATCGAAGACCTGCCCAGCCTGCCGGACCTGTATCTGACTCTGGAAAAAGAACTGAGAAAAGAAGATGTGGTGATCAGCGACATCGGTAAGCTGATCGGTGAAGACATGGGCATGACCGCCGGACTGCTCAAGCTGGTAAACTCCCCCTTTTTCGGACTCTACTCCAAAGTGACCAAGCCTGAACAGGCCGCCACCCTGCTGGGACTGGACAATCTCAAGGGACTGGTCCTCGGAATCCATCTTTTCAACTCGACCAAGGAAGTCAATATTGATTTTTCCATTGCCGAACTGGGAAGACACTGCCAGTACACGGCCCTTATGGCCCGGGCCATCGTCAAGGCCGAAGGCGGCAGTAACGAACTGGCCGAACACACCTTCCTTGCCGGATTCATGCACGACATTGGCAAGCTGGTGCTCGCCACATCGTATACTGATGAATATTCCACCATTTTAAGCATCGTCCGCGATGCCAACATTCCCATTCAGGAAGCAGAAAAAGACATTCTCGGATTTACCCACGCCGAAGTGGGGGCATACCTGCTGGCTATCTGGGGATTCGATGAAGATGTTATTGAGGCCATCTACTGCCACCATGAACCGCAAAGGCTGGGCAGTACGGACCTGAGTCCTGCCGTGGCCGTCCACGTGGCCAATTCCTTTGACCATGAACTGCGGGTAAAAAACTCTGATTACGCCCCGCACCTGCTTGCTGCCGACTGGCTGGAACAGAACGATTTTGGCCCCAAACTTCCCGAATGGCTGCAGATCTGCGCCGAACTGATGGAAGACGTCACCGAAGAGTAA
- a CDS encoding 6-hydroxymethylpterin diphosphokinase MptE-like protein: MSAYPFLKDNIEALETYNPPFYAWLSGQDIDEEKLTQSLFKNKWDILDWKMEDGNGMFETVPPNAIYKGWVANEKPETSATIIVGCNVGYGLNQVLMSTPDTHKVIVTDPNPEMLLACLGQTDYRPFMEAGKLHFCPADEHSLMLIIKELDLQFVYGKIYLRLDMASQQLGPEYSQWSSTVKAKLESFTVEMTTLRLKQDVMVGNELDNFSRILKDGSISPLKGAGRGMGAVILGAGPSLARFGPELAANPGQAIYATSLQGLPAVQKTGIKPHFCVGIDYNASMSRVYEQLDKEWAKDIPLIYSTKLDHKVLAEYPGPTIPMWTVGGIGTFVLGHHEEIFDAGSNVSITLARFLDWCGFNHIMMVGQDFAWKGNSSHAPGHQNARAVKHNAYNPAMLVETVNADGEKLTSTVQYMTSKHEMEDDIKKLRAPVFNLYGGCAVIKGTRNVDMQEVNMEGLLSAVTGSMDYFKTAMNMTSTPRPMPSFEPRSPKWTSSLNHVTKRLEKLFRKHGKNQQEIHKALHEVYFFIRQDLLYMPYLYNEILDMAGLARAKSSYAPKDLPRYKKIVKKILTKVRHMDRSICVNVNRKAA, from the coding sequence ATGTCAGCCTATCCTTTTCTTAAAGACAACATCGAAGCTCTTGAAACATACAACCCGCCCTTTTATGCCTGGCTCAGCGGTCAGGATATTGACGAAGAGAAACTGACGCAGTCACTCTTCAAAAACAAGTGGGACATTCTCGACTGGAAAATGGAAGACGGCAACGGAATGTTTGAAACCGTCCCGCCCAATGCCATCTACAAAGGCTGGGTGGCGAACGAAAAGCCCGAAACCAGTGCCACCATCATAGTGGGCTGCAACGTGGGCTACGGTCTCAATCAAGTACTGATGAGCACACCGGACACCCACAAGGTTATCGTTACCGACCCCAATCCGGAAATGCTGCTCGCCTGTCTGGGACAGACCGACTACCGTCCTTTCATGGAGGCCGGAAAGCTCCATTTCTGTCCAGCCGATGAACACAGCCTGATGCTTATCATTAAAGAACTCGACCTTCAATTCGTATACGGTAAAATTTATCTGCGGCTCGATATGGCCAGTCAGCAACTTGGTCCGGAATACTCACAGTGGTCTTCCACAGTCAAAGCCAAACTGGAATCTTTCACCGTTGAAATGACCACCCTGCGCCTCAAGCAGGACGTCATGGTCGGCAACGAACTGGATAATTTCTCACGTATACTTAAAGATGGATCCATCTCCCCACTCAAGGGAGCCGGACGTGGTATGGGCGCGGTAATCCTCGGTGCAGGCCCTTCGCTGGCCCGGTTCGGACCTGAACTGGCGGCAAATCCCGGTCAGGCAATTTACGCCACTTCCCTGCAGGGGTTGCCCGCAGTGCAGAAAACCGGAATCAAACCCCATTTCTGCGTCGGTATTGACTACAACGCATCCATGAGCAGAGTCTACGAACAGCTTGATAAAGAATGGGCCAAGGATATCCCGCTCATCTACTCCACCAAGCTGGATCATAAAGTACTGGCCGAATACCCCGGCCCGACCATCCCCATGTGGACCGTCGGCGGAATCGGAACATTCGTACTCGGCCACCACGAAGAAATTTTTGACGCAGGTAGTAACGTCAGTATCACGCTGGCAAGATTCCTTGACTGGTGCGGCTTCAACCACATCATGATGGTGGGTCAGGACTTTGCATGGAAAGGCAACTCTTCCCACGCCCCCGGTCACCAGAATGCCAGAGCGGTTAAGCATAACGCATACAATCCGGCCATGCTGGTGGAAACAGTAAATGCCGATGGCGAAAAACTGACCTCCACAGTCCAGTACATGACTTCAAAGCATGAAATGGAAGATGACATCAAAAAACTGCGCGCCCCGGTATTCAACCTTTACGGCGGCTGTGCCGTCATCAAAGGCACCCGCAATGTGGATATGCAGGAAGTAAATATGGAAGGGCTGCTCTCAGCCGTCACCGGAAGCATGGATTATTTCAAAACAGCCATGAACATGACCTCCACCCCGAGACCCATGCCTTCATTTGAACCGCGCAGCCCCAAGTGGACTTCATCGCTGAACCACGTGACCAAGAGGCTGGAAAAGCTTTTCCGCAAGCACGGCAAAAATCAGCAGGAAATCCACAAAGCCCTGCACGAAGTATACTTCTTCATCAGGCAGGACCTGCTCTATATGCCCTACCTGTACAACGAAATCCTCGACATGGCCGGGCTGGCAAGAGCTAAGTCAAGCTACGCTCCTAAGGACCTGCCCCGCTATAAAAAGATCGTCAAAAAGATTCTGACCAAAGTCCGCCACATGGACCGGTCCATCTGCGTAAATGTAAACCGCAAGGCGGCCTGA
- a CDS encoding phosphatase PAP2 family protein produces MNSFIHRNLTLCHYFLGSLPLLLIFACLYFNFSNEIEVLAFFKAHAQAHPDLESFAKIVTNWGNACFYPIYLWFLITGIRQRKTDKSKLRFALVFLGVQLAVSLITVRFLKIAIGKPRPGEGPFFEPFSTKGVYHSMPSGHTCEIYGASLPLILRYRNLLLTLGLGIFAAAVAFSRIYLNWHHPSDVLCGWMLGSVAGFAIHLFSKED; encoded by the coding sequence TTGAATTCCTTTATTCACAGAAACCTGACCCTCTGCCACTATTTTCTGGGTTCCCTGCCCCTGCTGCTCATTTTTGCCTGCCTGTATTTTAATTTCAGCAACGAAATTGAGGTACTGGCTTTTTTCAAGGCCCATGCGCAGGCCCACCCGGACCTGGAATCTTTTGCCAAAATCGTGACCAACTGGGGTAACGCCTGTTTTTACCCCATTTATCTCTGGTTCCTGATCACAGGCATCAGGCAGCGCAAGACCGATAAATCAAAACTGCGCTTTGCCCTTGTTTTTCTTGGTGTGCAGCTGGCGGTCAGCCTGATCACCGTGCGTTTCCTTAAGATTGCCATAGGCAAACCACGTCCGGGCGAAGGACCGTTTTTCGAGCCTTTTTCCACCAAGGGAGTTTACCACTCCATGCCTTCGGGCCATACATGCGAAATTTACGGGGCCAGCCTGCCCCTTATCCTGCGTTACCGGAACCTGCTGCTGACCTTGGGGCTGGGCATCTTTGCCGCAGCCGTGGCCTTCAGCCGCATCTACCTTAACTGGCACCATCCCAGTGATGTTCTCTGCGGATGGATGCTTGGATCAGTGGCCGGATTCGCCATTCACCTTTTTTCCAAAGAGGACTAG